The window CACGGGCGCCCGGACCGTGGTCAGCCGCGCATTGACGAAAGCGTTGGCACTGGCCGATGACAGCTGTTCGCCGATGATGACCCACAAAGCGAAGACAAACAAAGCCAGGCCGAGTCCGAGACGGATAAAACGCATGTTGCCCCCAACATTGATGGTTTTGTTCGTGCTATAGGGACAATGCGGCGAAAATTTGATTTTTATCCGGTGAGACTCAGCCGGTTTCGCGCGCGGCCACCGTGGCCAGCAGATCGAGCGTTGCCGGATAGTACGGCTGCCCGTCGCCGCCTGCGCCGTCCCTGAGCGGCCCCAGTGCCGCGCGCTGTGGCCCGTCCAGCAGCGGCAGCCACAGCGCCCGGTAGCCCGCGTAGTCGCTGGTTTCCGACAGACGACCCGCCTCATCCAGCCGCACGGGAACATGGCCCGCAGGCAGATCGCCCGCCACCTGCGCGAAAAGCGCGCGCGCCCGCGCCACCGCTGGATGCCCGCCCCGCCCGGACCACAGCAGATAAAGCGGGATGCGCAGCGCGTCATAGCCCAGATGCCAATGATAGCCCGGTGCAGGCCCGGCCCCGGTGACGGTGACGCGGGTCCAGTCCGGCAAACGCCCCTGCCCCGCCAATTCCGCCAACAGGGATTCGCCGTGATCCGCGGCGCGGATCAGCACCGGCAGCCCTGCGGCCTCGCCCAGTTCACGCAGCGCGCGGCTCAGGTAATAGGACGGGTTGACCAGCACGCCCTCCTCGGGCGGGGCCAGCCCCTCGGGCGCGGCGCGCGGCATCAGCAGCGGCTCCGCCGGCGCGCGGGGATCGCCGGTCAGGGCATGGATCGACAGATCGCGGGCGATCCGCACCGCTGCCTCCCGGTGCCAGCCCCGCCCCGAATCCCGCGCCGCGCGCAGCAGGGCCCAGCCCCGGATCAGATCACCATCGGTGGCGGTGCGGGCATCGGGCACGGCTGGCTGTGCCTGCGGTTGCCAGCGCCAGCCCATCAGGCTGTTGCCGCGCACCAGCAGGTGGTCGCGGGTCCAGGCCTCGATCCGCTCGAACGCTTCGTGATCGCCCTGTGCCTGCGCCAGCAGCAGCCCATAGGCCTGCCCTTCGCTATGGCTGGCCTCGCCCTGCAACGCATCGACCACCCGGCCTTCGGGGCGCAGAAACCGGGCTTTCCATCGCTGCCAATCGGGGGCGTCGGGGCGCGCGGCGCGCAACGTCAGGGGCGTCAGCCCCGCCACCCCCGCCATCACCGCGCCGCTCAGCATCCGCCGCCGTCCGATCATTCTGCCTCCGGTATCCGTGGTGCGGGGCCATGTCCCGCCGCGCGCCGATCTGCGCCGCGCTGTCACCATGCCGCGCCCCGCGCCTGGTGCAAAGCGGCGATCGTCGCAGGCTCTGGCCCCGGCGGGGCATTGCCGTTACGCAGACGCCGATCTGATCAAAGGAGCCCGCGCCATGTCCTCCCCCACTGCCAGTGTCGTCTGCGCCGGATTGGCCACTGTCGATATGCTGATGCATGTTCCCGACCCCATCATCGCCGGGGCGAAGCACCGCGCCCGCGACAGCGCCATCACCACCGGCGGCAGCGCGGCCAACGCCGCCGCCGCCGTGGCGCGGCTTGGCGGGCATGCATTGATCGCCGCCGTGATTGGGGATGACATGTTCGGGGATCTGCTCCGCGCCGACGTGGCCGCGATGGGGGCGGATGAGGCGCTGCTACAGGTGCGGCCCGGCCTGCCCACGCCGCGCTCGGCGGTGCTGATCGATGCGGCGGGGGAGCGCACCATCGTCAATCACCGAGCGGCTGATTTGCACAGGGGCGGGCTGCTGCTGGCCGATCCGTTCCCCTATCGCGCCGCGCTGTGCGACACGCGCTGGCCCGAAGGCGCGGCGGATCTGATGCGCGCGGCGCGCGCGGCCGGCGTGCCCGCCGTGATCGATGCCGAGGCCCCGGTGCGCCACGCCGAAACGGCCCTGCGGCTTGCTACCCATGTCGCGTTCTCGGAACAGGGGCTGGAGGATTTCGCCGGCGGGGTCGATGCAGCGGCGCTTGCGCGTGCGCAGGCCGAGCTGGGCGTATGGGTCTGCGTCACCCGGGGCGGGGCGCCGGTGCTGGTGCATGACGGCGCGGCGGTGTCCGAGATCGCGACCTTCCCCATCACCCCGGTCGATACGCTGGGCGCGGGCGATGTCTGGCACGGGGCCTTTGCGCTGGCCTTGGCCGAAGGCCGCGCGGAGCGTGAGGCCGTGCGCCGTGCCAATGCCGCCGCCGCGCTGAAAGCCGCCGCGCATGGCGGACGCCGGGCAATTCCGGATCTGCCGACGCTGGAGGCGTTTCTGGCGCAGCACCCGATCTGACCGGCGCGGTCAGTTGACAGCTGTCAACTTTTAAACGCGGGGAGGCCTGCGCCACCCGCGCGCGGGTCAGTCCTTGTCGGCCTGATCGTCCTCGGCGGCATCCAGCGCCGCCAGCATGCGCCGTTTGGCACGGTCCACATGATGCCAGCCCGCAAGATGGGCTGCATCGCCGTCGCCCCGGCCGAGCGCGGCGAGGATCTCCACATGTTCGGTGTTCGACACCGACAGCCCGCCCCCCTGGACAAGGCTTTTCGCGCGGAACAGGTGCAGCTTGCTGACCAGACGCCGGTATTCGGCATGCATGGTCTCGTTCTGCGCGGCCTCCATGATGGTGGCGTGAAATTTCAGGTTCAGCGGATAATAGGCGTCGAAATCATTGGCATCGGCGGCGACCTGCATCGCATCGACCTGCGCGGTGAGGTTCGCCAGCAGCTTTTCCGTCATGCGTTCACAGACGAGCCGGGCGGCAAGCCCGAACAGCGTGCCGCGCACCTCATAGATTTCGCGCGCTTCATCCTCGGTCAATTGCCGGACAAAGACGCCGCGATTCCGGATCACGGTAACAAAGCCCTTGGCCTCCAACGAGCGCATCGCTTCGCGCAGCGGGCCGCGGCTTGTGCCGAACCGCGTGGCAAGCTGAATTTCGTTCAGCCGTTCGCCGGGGGCCAGTTCGCCATTCACGATCAGGCGTTCAAGTTCGCGTTCCAGCGCACTGGTCAGAGACACCGTCTTGAGGATGGCGAGATCGCCGTTCTGGCTAGTCATGCTGTTCACGCTCCTGGCTGCGGCCCACCCGCGAAAGTTCAACGGGTTTAACGGTGCGGCCCCCTGACAGCAAGGCTGCTGCCGCCCCGCCCGGCCCCGGCGCGGTCGGACGCCGGGGCTTCGGGGCGGGGTGGCAGGGCATGATCACGCCGCGGCCGCGATGCCGCGCAGGATGCCCTCGACCATCGTAGCGGTATTACCGGTGCCGTTGATGTCGCCGGTGCGGCAGGCGGGATCGGCCAGCGCCGCGTCGATGCCCTGCCGCAGCAGATCCGCCGCCGCGACCGCCTGCGGCAGCTCATGCGCCCGGCCCAGATGATCCAGCAGCATCCGGGTGCTTTCGATCATTGCGTAGGGGTTGGCGATGCCTTGCCCCGCGATGTCGGGGGCGGATCCATGCGTCGCCTGTGCCATCGCCTTGGCCCCGCGCCCGATGCACAGACCCGGCGCCATGCCCAGCCCGCCGACCATGCCTGCGGCCTCGTCGGTCAGGATATCGCCGAACATGTTGGTGGTGACCACGGTGTCGAAGGCCCACGGATCGCGCAGCAGCCGCATGGCAAACGTGTCGACGATGCATTCATCGACCGTCACATCCGGGTAGTCGCGCGCCACCTCATAGGCGGTATCCACGAACATGCCGCAGCCCAGCTTGAACACGGTGTTCTTATGCACCAGCGTCAGACGCTTGTTCCGGCTGCGCGCCAGATCGAGCGCGGCGCGCACCACCTTGCGGCAGCCTTCGACCGTGATGACCCGGACCGAGATCGTCACATCCTCGGTCGGGCGGAATTCGCCCGAACCCGCGACCACGTTGCGGTCGGGCTGGAAGCCTTCGTTGTTCTCGCGCACGATCACCAGATCGATGTCGTCGAACAGGCAGCCGATATCGGGGTAGGAGCGGGTCGGGCGGACATTGGCGAACAGGTCGAAGTGCTTGCGCAGGATCGGGTGCGGATTGATCGCCTCCGGCACCTTGGGATAATCGCGATGGCCGATCGGGCCCAAGATCCAACCATCCAGCGCGTCGAGCGTGTCGAGCGTGCCGTTGGGCATGGTGTGGCCGTGGCTTTCCAGCGCGGCGGCCCCGATGGGCACCTGCGTCCAGTCGATCTGTAACCCGGCACGGTCGGCGGCGGCCTGCGCCACCTGCACCGAGGCGGGGACGATCTCGTGCCCGATATCGTCGCCGTTCAGCGCGCCGAGGCGCAGGGCACGGGGTCCGGCGCTCATCAGCTGGCCTCCGCACGGGCGGTCGCGGGGACCGAGGCGCGGGCGATGGCGGCGGGGTCGACGCTTTCGATCTTCCACGCATGCGCCAGCAGATCGCGGGCCAGATCGGCCCCCACGACAAGCGCCGCCTGATCGGTAAATTTCACCTCCAGCTGCTCGTCGGACAACGGACGTTCGAGCGAGCCAAGCGCGCGTTCGACGTATTTCTCCAACGTGCTGCCATCCTCGAAGGTCACGACGATCCGCACCGAGGCCTCGTGCATCGCCGGATCGGTTTCGGCCTGCACCTTGTCGCGCAGGGCGATGATCTCGGGCAGGCGCACCACTTCGTCGGTAAACGCCGTGGGCGCCCCGTCGCCCCGCAGCAGCGCGCAGGCGGCGGAATGATAGACCGAAAATTTGCCCTCCAGCCCGGTTTGCGGCGTGGTCTTGCCGGTCAGTTCCCGCACCAGCGGATGGGTGTATAGCTGCACGCCCGCAATCTGCGCCACGCGATCTGCGCCGATCTCCTCGCGGATCTGCTGGCAGCCGTCGATGGTGGGGTGGATGACGATACCGCAGGCATAGGGTTTATAGCTGTTCAGCGCCGCTTCCCAACGGCTGCCAAGCTCGCCCAGAACCTCGTCGTAATCCTGCTTCTCCGACGTGACATTGGCCCAGCCGCGCAGCGCTTCGATGCCTTGCAGCGAGCTGTCGTAACCGGCCTCGGCCAGCAGCGCGGCCTTCAGCCCGTTTTGTGCGGCGGCCCCGGGGTGGAAGCTTTTGGTCATGGTGCCGAACATCTCGCGCAGGCCCGCCGATTGGGTCGCGGCAAGGCTCAGCGCCCATTGCATCTGCTGCTGGCTCAGGCCCATCACCTTGCCGCACGCCGCCGCTGCGCCGAACACGCCCGCCGTGCCGGTGATGTGCCAGCCCCGGTCGTAGTGATGCGGGTAGACGGCATTGGCGAGCCGACATTCGACCTCCACCCCGACGATCAGCGCGGTCAGAAACGTGGTGCCGCTCATCTCGCGGTGTTCGGCCAGCGCCAGCAGCGCGGAGGCCACGGGCCCGGCGGGGTGCACGATGGTTTTCAGATGCGTGTCGTCATAGTCCAGCACATGGCTGGAGATGCCGTTGACCAACGCCGCGTGCAGCGGGTCCAGCCGTTCCGTCCGCCCCAGCACCGTCGCCTCGCGCGGGCCGGAAAACGGCGATACCGCCCGCAGCGCGGCATCGACGGTTTCGTGATCGGCCCCGCCCACCGCGCAGCCCAGCCAGTTGACGAAGGTGCGCACACCCTCGCGGCGCACCTCGGCGGGGATGTCGGCATCGGTCAGCGCCACGATCCACGCAGCCAGTTCGGCGGTCACTTTGCGGTCGGTCATCTGTTGGTCTTTCTTTTGTCAGGTCAGGCGTTTGTTGAGTGAAGTTACTGCGCGCGCGGACGGGCCAGCCTCCGCAGCAGGTTGTAGAGCCGGAACGCCGCCAGCACGGTCGAGCAGACCAGAAAGATCCGCATGACGTGAAAGGCGGTGACGATTTCGGCGTCGAGATGCATGGCTTTGGCGGTGATGACCATTTCGGTCACGGCGGCGGGGGCAAGAGCGAGGAAAGCGGTGGTCAGCGGCAATCCCGTCGCCAGCGCCAGCAACTCCGCCCCGGCAAATGCCGCGACGATCATGAACAGCGCCACGACGATCCCGGCCAGCGCCACGCGCGGCAGCGTCACCAGAACCTCGCGCCGGAACCGGGTGCCCAGCCACGCGCCGATCAGCAGTTGCGCCAGCACGATCAACAGCGGCGGAATGGTGATCCGCGCCAGCCCGCTGGCCCCTACGGCGATGCTCAGAAACATCGGGCCGATCAGCCACGGGTTCGGCAAAGGCGTGTGTTTCAGCAGCCAGACCGTGCCAAAGGCGGCAAGGATCAGCAGCGGCAGCAGCAGCAGGCTCGCATCGCCCGGAACCGGGGCGGGGGCGGTGCCGCCCTGCCCATAGCTGACCGCCAGCAACGGCACGATCGCCACGGTGCACGACACCCGCAGCGCATGGACGATAGCGACCGAGGCCGCATCCGCGCCCTTGTCCTTGGCCACGACCGCCATATCGGCGACGCCGCCTGCGGCGGTGGCGAAAAACGCGGTCGAGGGGCTGCACCCGGCAAGCGGACGAAACAGCATCGCGCCCAGCATGGTATAGGCCACGACATACACAGTGGCGCCCAGCATCGCGGGCGCCAGTGACAGGGTGGCCAGCAGGGTCGCGGGGGTAAAGCGCATGCCCACCGCCAGCCCGACCGCCATCTGGCCCAGCTCGCGGCCCAGTGGCACGGAGGCCAGCCGCACCCCAAGCGCGGAAATGACGCCGCAGGCAAAAAACGGGCCCAGCATCCACGGCAGGGGCATCCCCACCGCCGCGGCTGCGGCACCCGCCAGCAGCGCCACACCATAGGTCAGCGCCGCCCGCCGCCACCACAGCCCGTCCCGCCACCACGCACGAGGCGCGGCAGCGGCGGCTGGTGTGGCAGAAGGGCGGCGCGAGTCGGTCATCGCGGATCAGGCGCGCCGCAGCGCGCTCATCAGCTCATCAAGCGAGGATTGCGCCTCGAACCCGGACACCAGTTCCACCACCCGCTCGGCGCGGGACCGGTCCCAGCCTGCGAATTCGGCACATTCGTGGAACTTGCCCGCCACCTCGTCGAAGCTCATCGGATGGGCGGGGCTGCCCTTGCCGAAATCGGCCATGCCGGAAATGGTCCGCCCGTCCTTCAGCGTGATGTCGATATAGGTGGTCATCTTGTGATAACCGGCCTTCTCGGCGCGGTCGTCGATGACGAAATCGACGCGGCGCAGCATCTCCTGCACATCGGCGCGGTTGACCACTTCGTCGGTGAACTCGTTGAGCCCGCCGCGCCCTTCGATCAGCAGGATCGCCATGCAGAACTGCATCGAGAACTTGGCCTGCAACTCGTTCGTGGGGCGATGGTGGATCAGCGCGTTCGGCATGTTGGAATTGGTGCCGACGCGGACATGCTCGACCTGATCTGCGGTGATGTCGTTTTCACGGATCAGGCGCAGCATCTCGGTCATGCCGGGATGGGTGAGCGAGCCCGACGGATGCGGCTTGATCGACACGCCCGGCTCCTCGAAGGTCCACGGCGCGCCCAGCTTGCCGCGGATCGCACCGGCGTCATAGCCGCCGCCTGCCGCGCGGAAGAAGCCGCGCATCGCTTCCAGAATGTTCGGGCTGGCGGACCAGCCGTAGCCTGCCATTTCCACCGCGACGAGCCCGGATTCGGACGAACGCCCGGCATGGAACGGCTTGGTCATGGTGCCGAAATTCTCGCGCAGACCGGCAGACTGGCTGCCCGCGATGGACAGCGCGCGCAGCATCGCGTCATGGTCGAGCCCGTGCAGACGCCCGCCCGCGCTCGCCGCAGCGAACGTGCCGCAGGTCGCCGTGGCGTGGAAGCCGGTCTGGTAGTGGCGCGGATTGATCGCCTCGGCGATCTTGCACTCGACCTCGACGCCCAGATGATAGGCCAGCATCACATCGGCACCCGACGCGCCCGTGGCCTCGCCCGCCGCCAGCGCCGCCGGCAATGCCGGTGCGGTGGGGTGGGTCAGCAGCCCGTACACCCGGTCCGCCGCAACGGCCAGCTGCGTGTCATCGTAATCGTCGGCATGGATGCCCACACCGTTGGCGAATGCCGCAAACCGTGCCGCCACCTTGCGGTCAGAGCCGATCACGGTCGCCGGACCTTCGCCCAGATTGAGCGCATCCAGATGCTGCCGCACGATCCGCCCCGTTGCGGCGACGGAGCCCGACAGCGCAAGCCCGAGCCCATCGAGAATGGATTTCTTGCCATTCTCCACCACCACGGCGGGCAGGTCACTGACCTGCGTATTCAGGACAAAATTCGCCACCTCGGACGTGAGCCCCTCGCCCACCGTTTCCCAGGCCTGCGCCACGCTGTCATTGTCGACGATCTTGTTCATGCTGTCTTACTCCTCATCCAGCGTCACCGATTACGGCTCGTCACCTCTCCCGAGCAGGTAACGGAATCTTTTGTAGATTGTCAACAGTTAGCGAAATGTCTGCCGCTGGTTGTCGCAGTGTCTGCACCTGACCGCTGAGGGCCGCTGACCCGCCTCTCTCTGGCGCAAAAAACCAAGGCCCCGCCTGTCGCGGCGGGGCCTGCATGAGTCAGGCGCCAAGCCGCGCCAGCGGGCTGGCGTCAAACCGCGCATCGCTGTCAAAGATCGACGCGGCAAAGGATGACAACTCCGCCGCCGCCTCCCCGCGCCGCCCGGCAAAGCTGAGATTCGCGGCGGCCTTGTCGCGCAATTCGTCGCGGCTCAGCGGCTCTTTCACCCCGCCGCGCAATTGCGGCTGGCGTTCTTCGACGACAGTGCCATCGGTCAGTTCGGCGCGGATATGGCCGGTGTAGTTCAACGGGTATTCGTCATCGGGGTCGATGACGTAGGACACCTTCGCCGCCAGCGCGCGGGCTTCGGGGTCTTGCACCGCCGCTTCGGTGAATTCCGCCAGCCCCGCCCCGCCATGGATCAGCCCGGCGGCAATGGTGTAGGGCGAAGAGAACTTCGCCGCATAGGCCGTCGGCGGCGCCTGTTTCAGATCCAGCGGTTCCCACAGCCGATGCACCGTGCCCTCGCCCACATTGCAGGTCATGCGCACAATCTGATCGGGGGTGATGCCGCGGGCCTTCAGCCGCACCGCGCAGTCGATGAACGGCTGGGTCATGGTCCCGCAGGCATAGGGTTTGAACGCCACGTTGGCGGCCTCCCAGCGGGTGCCCAGATCGTCCAGCAGCGGCGCGAAATCCGGCGTGATCGACGGCGCGAAGGCCGCGTAAAGCCCATGCACGCCTTCGAACACCGTCTGCGGCCCGCGAAAGCCCGCCGCGCCCATCTGCGCCGCCCGCAACCCCGATTGCGCCGCCCAGCCCGCATGCATCCGCTTGGTCCAGCTGCCATCGGCAAGGTATTCGATGATGCCCGCCGCCATCGATGCGGCCACGCCCAGCGTGTCGCGGATCTGCTCAGGCGTCTGGCGCATTGCGGCAGCGACGCCCGCCGCCGCGCCCATCGTGCCCATGATCGCCGTCGGGTGGAATCCGGCCTTATGCGTGGCCTTGCCCGCGACCAGCCCCAGCCGGTTGCAGATCTCGGTCCCCACGACCAGACCCCGCGCCACGTCGCGCGCGGGCAGCGACAGCGCCTCGCCCGCTGCGAACAGCGCGGGCACGATCACCACGCCCGCATGCATCGGGCAGCCCTCGAACGTGTTGTCGTAATCCTCGCCATGGCCGCAGGTGCCGTTGATCAGCGCGGCGGCGGCGCTTTCGCGCCCTTCGGGCAGACCCCAGACGGTGCAATTTCCCGGCGTGGCAAAGGCCGTGCGCGCCGCGCGGCCATAATCGGTATCAAGCGCGGCAACCGACAGGCCCACGGTATCCAGCACCGTGTCCTCGGTCGCGCTGCGCGCGCGTGGGTCGATATCGTCGAGCGTCAGCCCGGCGATCCAGTTGGCAAGTGTGGCCGAAACCGTTGCGTTCGACTGATCGTTCATCTGCGTCATCCCTGATCTGACGGGCACGCCCGGCGCGGGGCTGGCCGCGGCGGCGCATCCGGCGCCGGTTGCCGACGCACTACACGAACCGGGGTCCTCCGCCCGGTGGGCGCAAACTTCCACTGCCCTGTCTGATTGTCAACATTTGACGATTCCGGGGCGAGCGGTCATATCTTGGCGCGCAACCAGCAGGGAGAACCGCAGATGACCGCCACCGGCACAGAGCTTCAGTCGCTTCATGGAAAGGTGGCGCTAGTCACTGGCGCATCGCGCAGGATCGGGCGCGCCACGGCGCTGGGACTGGCACGGCACGGCGCGGATGTGGTGATCACCGCCCGCTCCGCCCGCGATGAGATCGACGCCGTCGCCGCCGAGATTACCGCGATGGGGCGGCGCACCGCCGTGGTCATGGGCGATGTCGCGGACGAAGACGACGCCACCCGCATGGCAGCCGAGGCGAAATCGGCCTTCGGTCGGATCGACGTGCTGGTGAACAACGCGGCGATCCGGCGGCAGGTGCCGATGCTGGAAATGGGGCTGAAGGATTGGCGCGAGATCACGGGCGTCATCCTCGACGGCGCGTTTTTGATGAGCCGCGAGGTGCTGCGCGTCATGACCACGCAGGACACGGGCGGGACAATCGTCAATATCGGCGGGCTGACCGGCCATACCGGGGCCAAGAACCGTGCCCATGTCTGCGCCGCCAAGGCCGGGATCGTCGGGCTGACCAAGGCCGTGGCGGTGGAATTCGCGGATCGCGGCATCACCGCCAACTGCCTTGTGCCCGGCAAGATCGGCGGTCCTCGCTCGGCCACGTCCGGGGCCTCGCCCATCGAGACCAAGATCCCGCTGGGCCGCGAAGGCACGGTAGACGAAGCCGCCGCTATGGTGGTCGCGCTGTGCCTGCCGCAGGCGCGGTTCATGACCGGGCAGACGGTGCATGTGTCGGGGGGGCTTTACCTGCCCTGATACCGGATGGCGCGCGTGGCGG is drawn from Pacificitalea manganoxidans and contains these coding sequences:
- a CDS encoding MmgE/PrpD family protein, whose product is MNDQSNATVSATLANWIAGLTLDDIDPRARSATEDTVLDTVGLSVAALDTDYGRAARTAFATPGNCTVWGLPEGRESAAAALINGTCGHGEDYDNTFEGCPMHAGVVIVPALFAAGEALSLPARDVARGLVVGTEICNRLGLVAGKATHKAGFHPTAIMGTMGAAAGVAAAMRQTPEQIRDTLGVAASMAAGIIEYLADGSWTKRMHAGWAAQSGLRAAQMGAAGFRGPQTVFEGVHGLYAAFAPSITPDFAPLLDDLGTRWEAANVAFKPYACGTMTQPFIDCAVRLKARGITPDQIVRMTCNVGEGTVHRLWEPLDLKQAPPTAYAAKFSSPYTIAAGLIHGGAGLAEFTEAAVQDPEARALAAKVSYVIDPDDEYPLNYTGHIRAELTDGTVVEERQPQLRGGVKEPLSRDELRDKAAANLSFAGRRGEAAAELSSFAASIFDSDARFDASPLARLGA
- a CDS encoding AbrB family transcriptional regulator, with amino-acid sequence MTDSRRPSATPAAAAAPRAWWRDGLWWRRAALTYGVALLAGAAAAAVGMPLPWMLGPFFACGVISALGVRLASVPLGRELGQMAVGLAVGMRFTPATLLATLSLAPAMLGATVYVVAYTMLGAMLFRPLAGCSPSTAFFATAAGGVADMAVVAKDKGADAASVAIVHALRVSCTVAIVPLLAVSYGQGGTAPAPVPGDASLLLLPLLILAAFGTVWLLKHTPLPNPWLIGPMFLSIAVGASGLARITIPPLLIVLAQLLIGAWLGTRFRREVLVTLPRVALAGIVVALFMIVAAFAGAELLALATGLPLTTAFLALAPAAVTEMVITAKAMHLDAEIVTAFHVMRIFLVCSTVLAAFRLYNLLRRLARPRAQ
- a CDS encoding MmgE/PrpD family protein; translated protein: MNKIVDNDSVAQAWETVGEGLTSEVANFVLNTQVSDLPAVVVENGKKSILDGLGLALSGSVAATGRIVRQHLDALNLGEGPATVIGSDRKVAARFAAFANGVGIHADDYDDTQLAVAADRVYGLLTHPTAPALPAALAAGEATGASGADVMLAYHLGVEVECKIAEAINPRHYQTGFHATATCGTFAAASAGGRLHGLDHDAMLRALSIAGSQSAGLRENFGTMTKPFHAGRSSESGLVAVEMAGYGWSASPNILEAMRGFFRAAGGGYDAGAIRGKLGAPWTFEEPGVSIKPHPSGSLTHPGMTEMLRLIRENDITADQVEHVRVGTNSNMPNALIHHRPTNELQAKFSMQFCMAILLIEGRGGLNEFTDEVVNRADVQEMLRRVDFVIDDRAEKAGYHKMTTYIDITLKDGRTISGMADFGKGSPAHPMSFDEVAGKFHECAEFAGWDRSRAERVVELVSGFEAQSSLDELMSALRRA
- a CDS encoding glycosyl hydrolase family 8 — translated: MIGRRRMLSGAVMAGVAGLTPLTLRAARPDAPDWQRWKARFLRPEGRVVDALQGEASHSEGQAYGLLLAQAQGDHEAFERIEAWTRDHLLVRGNSLMGWRWQPQAQPAVPDARTATDGDLIRGWALLRAARDSGRGWHREAAVRIARDLSIHALTGDPRAPAEPLLMPRAAPEGLAPPEEGVLVNPSYYLSRALRELGEAAGLPVLIRAADHGESLLAELAGQGRLPDWTRVTVTGAGPAPGYHWHLGYDALRIPLYLLWSGRGGHPAVARARALFAQVAGDLPAGHVPVRLDEAGRLSETSDYAGYRALWLPLLDGPQRAALGPLRDGAGGDGQPYYPATLDLLATVAARETG
- a CDS encoding MmgE/PrpD family protein, whose amino-acid sequence is MTDRKVTAELAAWIVALTDADIPAEVRREGVRTFVNWLGCAVGGADHETVDAALRAVSPFSGPREATVLGRTERLDPLHAALVNGISSHVLDYDDTHLKTIVHPAGPVASALLALAEHREMSGTTFLTALIVGVEVECRLANAVYPHHYDRGWHITGTAGVFGAAAACGKVMGLSQQQMQWALSLAATQSAGLREMFGTMTKSFHPGAAAQNGLKAALLAEAGYDSSLQGIEALRGWANVTSEKQDYDEVLGELGSRWEAALNSYKPYACGIVIHPTIDGCQQIREEIGADRVAQIAGVQLYTHPLVRELTGKTTPQTGLEGKFSVYHSAACALLRGDGAPTAFTDEVVRLPEIIALRDKVQAETDPAMHEASVRIVVTFEDGSTLEKYVERALGSLERPLSDEQLEVKFTDQAALVVGADLARDLLAHAWKIESVDPAAIARASVPATARAEAS
- a CDS encoding isocitrate/isopropylmalate dehydrogenase family protein; amino-acid sequence: MSAGPRALRLGALNGDDIGHEIVPASVQVAQAAADRAGLQIDWTQVPIGAAALESHGHTMPNGTLDTLDALDGWILGPIGHRDYPKVPEAINPHPILRKHFDLFANVRPTRSYPDIGCLFDDIDLVIVRENNEGFQPDRNVVAGSGEFRPTEDVTISVRVITVEGCRKVVRAALDLARSRNKRLTLVHKNTVFKLGCGMFVDTAYEVARDYPDVTVDECIVDTFAMRLLRDPWAFDTVVTTNMFGDILTDEAAGMVGGLGMAPGLCIGRGAKAMAQATHGSAPDIAGQGIANPYAMIESTRMLLDHLGRAHELPQAVAAADLLRQGIDAALADPACRTGDINGTGNTATMVEGILRGIAAAA
- a CDS encoding PfkB family carbohydrate kinase, whose amino-acid sequence is MSSPTASVVCAGLATVDMLMHVPDPIIAGAKHRARDSAITTGGSAANAAAAVARLGGHALIAAVIGDDMFGDLLRADVAAMGADEALLQVRPGLPTPRSAVLIDAAGERTIVNHRAADLHRGGLLLADPFPYRAALCDTRWPEGAADLMRAARAAGVPAVIDAEAPVRHAETALRLATHVAFSEQGLEDFAGGVDAAALARAQAELGVWVCVTRGGAPVLVHDGAAVSEIATFPITPVDTLGAGDVWHGAFALALAEGRAEREAVRRANAAAALKAAAHGGRRAIPDLPTLEAFLAQHPI
- a CDS encoding SDR family NAD(P)-dependent oxidoreductase, coding for MTATGTELQSLHGKVALVTGASRRIGRATALGLARHGADVVITARSARDEIDAVAAEITAMGRRTAVVMGDVADEDDATRMAAEAKSAFGRIDVLVNNAAIRRQVPMLEMGLKDWREITGVILDGAFLMSREVLRVMTTQDTGGTIVNIGGLTGHTGAKNRAHVCAAKAGIVGLTKAVAVEFADRGITANCLVPGKIGGPRSATSGASPIETKIPLGREGTVDEAAAMVVALCLPQARFMTGQTVHVSGGLYLP
- a CDS encoding GntR family transcriptional regulator translates to MTSQNGDLAILKTVSLTSALERELERLIVNGELAPGERLNEIQLATRFGTSRGPLREAMRSLEAKGFVTVIRNRGVFVRQLTEDEAREIYEVRGTLFGLAARLVCERMTEKLLANLTAQVDAMQVAADANDFDAYYPLNLKFHATIMEAAQNETMHAEYRRLVSKLHLFRAKSLVQGGGLSVSNTEHVEILAALGRGDGDAAHLAGWHHVDRAKRRMLAALDAAEDDQADKD